A DNA window from Altererythrobacter sp. B11 contains the following coding sequences:
- a CDS encoding PhzF family phenazine biosynthesis protein, with protein MTSYHYVTLDVFTERRFGGNPLAVFPNADGLDTATMQALAAEMNYSETTFVLPPRDPANTAQVRIFNRTAEMPFAGHPNVGTAHVLARLGLAGGNVLRFEELAGLVEVRLMHENGECVGAEIDAPQPLSMLGTFGPEEIAACLSLAPEHIVTRNHLPVRASLGVDFVLAEVAPEALGRATPDLAAYRRVAAARDEVGERLSIFFYAADGEGIRARMFAPLAGTWEDPATGSANATLAALRLSLSDAPALAYQAVQGFEMGRESRLALRAWRADDGVRASVGGRCVEMFRGTIVL; from the coding sequence ATGACGTCCTATCACTATGTAACGCTGGATGTGTTCACCGAGCGGCGGTTCGGGGGCAACCCGCTGGCGGTGTTCCCTAACGCGGATGGGCTCGATACCGCGACAATGCAGGCGCTCGCCGCGGAGATGAACTATAGCGAGACGACCTTCGTCCTGCCGCCGCGCGACCCGGCCAACACGGCGCAGGTGCGGATCTTCAACCGCACCGCCGAGATGCCGTTCGCCGGGCACCCCAATGTCGGGACCGCGCATGTGCTGGCCCGGCTGGGGCTGGCCGGAGGCAATGTGCTGCGGTTCGAGGAGCTGGCCGGACTGGTCGAGGTGCGGCTCATGCACGAGAACGGCGAATGCGTCGGAGCGGAGATCGACGCGCCGCAGCCGCTTTCGATGCTCGGGACGTTCGGCCCCGAAGAGATCGCCGCCTGCCTGTCGCTCGCGCCCGAGCATATCGTGACGCGCAACCATCTGCCGGTCCGGGCGAGCCTCGGCGTGGATTTCGTGCTGGCCGAAGTCGCGCCGGAGGCGCTGGGCAGGGCGACGCCCGATCTGGCCGCCTATCGCCGGGTGGCGGCCGCGCGCGACGAGGTGGGCGAGCGGCTCTCGATCTTCTTCTACGCGGCGGACGGCGAAGGCATCCGGGCGCGCATGTTCGCGCCGCTGGCCGGGACCTGGGAGGACCCGGCGACGGGAAGCGCGAACGCGACGCTGGCGGCGCTGCGGCTGTCGCTGAGCGATGCCCCGGCGCTGGCCTATCAAGCGGTTCAGGGGTTCGAGATGGGGCGCGAAAGCCGGCTCGCGCTTCGGGCATGGCGCGCGGACGATGGCGTGCGGGCGAGCGTGGGCGGGCGCTGTGTCGAGATGTTCCGCGGCACGATCGTCCTGTGA
- a CDS encoding EamA family transporter yields the protein MSGSVAGRMPLPHLLLAIVGVAVWGSNFVVVHVGLERFPPFTFAALRFLLASVPLLAFVPRPKTSLANVAAYGGLIGFGQFGPTFYAMTGHMSPGLASVLIQTQAFFTVGLAMLFNRERPTAVNFAAMAVSITGVALVAAHTGGGADTFGIVLMLVAAMGWAGGNIVVKRAGQIDMFALVVWGSLFAVPPLTLMVLVFEGPAAATAAMAQADWIGWSALAWQTLGNTLFGYAIWNWLLSRHPATQVAPLGLLVPIFGLSASAWFLGESLPGWKIAAAGLVIAGLVINLRARPKEAA from the coding sequence GTGAGCGGTTCCGTGGCCGGGCGCATGCCGCTCCCGCACCTGTTGCTCGCCATCGTCGGCGTGGCGGTATGGGGGAGCAACTTCGTTGTCGTCCATGTCGGCTTGGAGCGGTTCCCGCCCTTCACCTTCGCGGCACTGCGCTTCCTGCTGGCGTCGGTTCCGCTGCTCGCCTTCGTGCCACGGCCGAAGACGTCGCTCGCCAATGTCGCGGCCTATGGCGGCCTCATCGGGTTCGGGCAGTTCGGGCCGACCTTCTATGCGATGACCGGGCATATGTCGCCGGGGCTCGCCTCGGTGCTCATCCAGACCCAGGCATTCTTCACCGTCGGCCTCGCCATGCTGTTCAACCGCGAGCGGCCGACTGCTGTCAATTTCGCGGCGATGGCGGTCAGCATCACCGGCGTCGCTCTGGTCGCGGCGCACACGGGCGGGGGCGCCGATACGTTCGGAATCGTACTGATGCTGGTCGCAGCGATGGGCTGGGCCGGGGGCAATATCGTCGTCAAGCGCGCCGGCCAGATCGACATGTTCGCGCTGGTGGTATGGGGGAGCCTGTTCGCGGTGCCGCCGCTGACGCTGATGGTGCTGGTATTCGAAGGGCCCGCCGCCGCGACGGCCGCGATGGCGCAGGCCGATTGGATCGGCTGGTCGGCCCTCGCCTGGCAGACGCTGGGGAACACCTTGTTCGGCTATGCCATATGGAACTGGTTGCTGTCGCGCCATCCCGCGACGCAGGTTGCGCCGCTGGGGCTGCTGGTGCCGATCTTCGGGCTGTCGGCCTCGGCCTGGTTCCTCGGCGAGTCCTTGCCGGGCTGGAAGATCGCGGCGGCGGGGCTGGTGATCGCCGGGCTTGTCATCAATCTGCGCGCGCGGCCAAAGGAGGCGGCATGA
- a CDS encoding nuclear transport factor 2 family protein, with translation MTPEAIVGRQLDAYNDRDLERFMACWAPDARIYAWPETLLAEDSGAIEVRHRERFADTALRATLLSRTSVGELVIDREVVTRHFDGLCGTVDVIGIYEVTGGLIRRAWFKQGPVRPPEA, from the coding sequence ATGACCCCGGAAGCAATCGTCGGCCGCCAGCTCGATGCCTATAATGATCGCGATCTCGAGCGGTTCATGGCCTGCTGGGCGCCGGACGCGCGGATCTACGCATGGCCCGAGACGCTGCTTGCCGAGGATTCCGGGGCGATCGAGGTGCGGCATCGCGAGCGGTTCGCCGATACTGCACTGCGCGCGACCTTGCTGTCGCGGACAAGCGTGGGAGAACTGGTGATCGACCGCGAAGTCGTGACGCGGCATTTCGACGGCCTGTGCGGAACGGTCGACGTGATCGGCATCTATGAAGTCACCGGCGGGCTCATCCGCCGCGCCTGGTTCAAGCAGGGCCCGGTGCGCCCGCCAGAGGCGTGA
- a CDS encoding EamA family transporter produces the protein MIASPIWLPAALLAGLFQAWRTALQQRLRKELTVSGAGLVRYAYGAPFAVAMAAAWLGVHEVSVPEVSPAYLALAAGAGLAQILGTALLILSFGYRGFVAGTAFSKTEALMAAVAAAAFFGERLSALAWVGIAAGVAGIMLLSLPPTGSGWRELANGVAQPAALCGLGAAALFALTGLLVKHATEHLDLADPIAAALVTLAIVMLLQTAMHGAWVTWREPATWRALAQTWRNSGLVGLLAALGSACWFTGFATAPVALVRVVGQVEVFFTLGFAHLYLAERVRTREAGGLLLIAAGVMLALLAA, from the coding sequence GTGATCGCCTCGCCGATCTGGCTGCCCGCGGCCTTGCTCGCCGGGCTGTTCCAGGCCTGGCGGACCGCGCTCCAGCAGCGGCTGCGCAAGGAGCTGACCGTCAGCGGCGCGGGCCTCGTCCGCTATGCCTATGGCGCGCCGTTCGCAGTGGCGATGGCGGCTGCGTGGCTGGGCGTGCACGAAGTGAGCGTGCCCGAGGTGTCGCCGGCCTATCTGGCGCTGGCGGCGGGGGCGGGGCTGGCGCAGATCTTGGGGACTGCGCTGCTGATCCTGTCCTTCGGCTATCGCGGTTTCGTTGCGGGGACTGCTTTTTCGAAGACCGAGGCGCTGATGGCCGCGGTCGCGGCAGCGGCGTTCTTCGGCGAGCGGTTGTCCGCGCTGGCCTGGGTCGGGATCGCGGCGGGGGTTGCGGGCATCATGCTGCTTTCGCTGCCACCGACTGGATCGGGCTGGCGAGAACTGGCAAACGGCGTGGCGCAGCCCGCGGCCTTGTGCGGGCTGGGCGCCGCGGCGCTGTTCGCGCTCACGGGGTTGCTGGTGAAGCATGCGACAGAGCATCTCGACCTTGCCGATCCGATCGCGGCTGCGCTGGTGACGCTCGCGATCGTCATGCTGCTCCAGACCGCGATGCATGGCGCCTGGGTGACGTGGCGCGAGCCCGCGACCTGGCGCGCACTGGCACAGACCTGGCGCAATTCGGGACTGGTCGGCCTGCTCGCCGCGCTGGGATCGGCTTGCTGGTTCACCGGGTTCGCGACCGCGCCGGTCGCGCTGGTGCGGGTCGTGGGGCAAGTCGAGGTCTTCTTCACTCTGGGCTTCGCCCATCTCTACCTCGCCGAGCGCGTGCGGACGCGCGAAGCGGGCGGGCTGCTGCTGATCGCGGCGGGCGTGATGCTGGCGCTGCTCGCGGCGTAA